One region of Triticum aestivum cultivar Chinese Spring chromosome 6B, IWGSC CS RefSeq v2.1, whole genome shotgun sequence genomic DNA includes:
- the LOC123136996 gene encoding tetraspanin-2 gives MAVSNNITACVTLMALICAVPVIASGVWFASAQGEECARLARWPVAILGGLILLAALAGFVGAYGNRRRLLAFYLFAMAALIALLIALLVFAFTVTRGSGAYPVLGREYDEYRLDGFSMWLRGYVDPARWEGIRSCLAVSDTCKKLARQAGYITADQLYQSRLTPLQSGCCKPLSVCGFGYVSPTVWTNLARPASDPDCGLWSNDPAQLCYECESCRAGLLAALRSQWHKANIALVVATVSLVFLYLIGCSAYKNAHAEAIYRRYKW, from the exons ATGGCGGTGAGCAACAACATCACGGCGTGCGTGACGCTGATGGCGCTCATCTGCGCGGTCCCCGTCATCGCCTCGGGGGTGTGGTTCGCGTCGGCGCAGGGGGAGGAGTGCGCGCGGCTGGCGCGCTGGCCCGTGGCCATCCTGGGCGGCCTCATCCTGCTGGCGGCGCTGGCGGGCTTTGTCGGCGCCTACGGgaaccgccgccgcctcctcgccttcTACCTCTTCGCCATGGCGGCGCTCATCGCCCTCCTCATCGCGCTCCTCGTCTTCGCCTTCACGGTCACCCGCGGCTCCGGCGCCTACCCGGTGCTCGGCCGCGAGTACGACGAGTACCGCCTCGACGGCTTCTCCATGTGGCTGCGCGGGTACGTCGACCCCGCCCGGTGGGAGGGGATCAGGTCCTGCCTCGCCGTCTCTGACACCTGCAAGAAGCTCGCCCGACAGGCCGGCTACATCACTGCCGACCAGTTGTACCAGTCCCGCCTCACGCCGCTCCAG TCGGGCTGCTGCAAGCCCCTGTCGGTGTGCGGGTTCGGGTACGTGAGCCCGACGGTGTGGACGAATCTGGCGCGGCCCGCGTCGGACCCGGACTGCGGCCTGTGGAGCAACGACCCGGCGCAGCTGTGCTACGAGTGCGAGTCGTGCCGCGCGGGCCTCCTGGCGGCGCTGCGGAGCCAGTGGCACAAGGCCAACATCGCGCTCGTCGTCGCCACCGTCTCGCTCGTCTTCCTCTACCTCATCGGCTGCAGCGCCTACAAGAACGCGCACGCCGAGGCCATCTACCGCCGCTACAAGTGGTGA
- the LOC123136997 gene encoding tetraspanin-2 translates to MAVSNNITACVTLMALICAVPVIASGVWFASAQGEECARLARWPVAILGGLILLAALAGFVGAYWNRRRLLAFYLFAMAALIALLIALLVFAFAVTRGSGAYPVLGREYDEYRLDGFSMWLRGYVDPARWEGIRSCLAVSDTCKKLARQAGYVTADQFYQSRLTPLQSGCCKPLSVCGFGYVSPTVWTNPARPVSDPDCGLWSNDPAQLCYECESCRAGLLAALRSQWHKANIALVVATVSLVFLYLIGCSAYKNAHAEAIYHRYKW, encoded by the exons ATGGCGGTGAGCAACAACATCACGGCGTGCGTGACGCTGATGGCGCTCATCTGCGCGGTCCCCGTCATCGCCTCGGGGGTGTGGTTCGCGTCGGCGCAGGGGGAGGAGTGCGCGCGGCTGGCGCGCTGGCCCGTGGCCATCCTGGGCGGCCTCATCCTGCTGGCGGCGCTGGCGGGCTTCGTCGGCGCCTACTGgaaccgccgccgcctcctcgccttcTACCTCTTCGCCATGGCGGCGCTCATCGCCCTCCTCATCGCGCTCCTCGTCTTCGCCTTCGCGGTCACCCGCGGCTCCGGCGCCTACCCGGTGCTCGGCCGCGAGTACGACGAGTACCGCCTCGACGGCTTCTCCATGTGGCTGCGCGGGTACGTCGACCCCGCCCGGTGGGAGGGGATCAGGTCCTGCCTCGCCGTCTCTGACACCTGCAAGAAGCTCGCCCGACAGGCCGGCTACGTCACTGCCGACCAGTTCTACCAGTCCCGCCTCACGCCGCTCCAG TCGGGCTGCTGCAAGCCCCTGTCGGTGTGCGGGTTCGGGTACGTGAGCCCGACGGTGTGGACAAACCCGGCGCGGCCCGTGTCGGACCCGGACTGCGGCCTGTGGAGCAACGACCCGGCGCAGCTGTGCTACGAGTGCGAGTCGTGCCGCGCGGGCCTCCTGGCGGCGCTGCGGAGCCAGTGGCACAAGGCCAACATCGCGCTCGTCGTCGCCACCGTCTCGCTCGTCTTCCTCTACCTCATCGGCTGCAGCGCCTACAAGAACGCGCACGCCGAGGCCATCTACCACCGCTACAAGTGGTGA